The genomic segment GTACATCAACACCTGGGCGGCGGACTGGCCGAGCGGTTCGTCGATCATCGCGCCGCTGTTCAACGGCAACACGATCCGGGCCAAGGGCAACAAGGACTACTCGTACCTGAACGAGCCGGATGTCAACGCGCAGATCGAGAAGCTCGTCGCGCAGCACGCCGAGGAAGCGGCGCCGGCCTGGGCCAAGCTGGACGAGACGATCATGACGAAGTACGCCCCGGTGGTGCCCATCATCAACACGTCGAACGTGACGCTGTCCGGCACCAAGTGCAAGAACGTCGTGCTCAGCCAGGTGCTCGGCACGCCCATCTTCTACAACGTCTACCTGACCACCTGACCCGGCGAGGTGGCCGCCTCCGCCCGTACCGCCGAGCCCCGCAGCGGCGGAGGTGGCCGCCGGCCGGGTGCGGCCGGGCGCGGCCGGGCTCGGCGCCGCGAGGCTCGGGGCACCGGGATGCGCCGGGGAACGCCCCGGCCTCGGGGAGCGCTGCGGCGTCGGGCAGCGCAGCGTGCAGCTCCGGCGTCGGGCAGCGGGCTCGGGGTGTCGGGCGGCGCGGGGCGCCTCAGGAGCTCAGCAGCGGGCCGACGTGGTCGATGAACTCCGCGACCTCGAAGCCGAGCTGCTCCCGGTCGCAGTCGGACACGGCGAGGACGGTCAGGCTGAGCTCGGTGCTGACCGGGGTCGCCATCAGCACGCCCGCGGCCATCTCGACGATCGCCTGCTGGGGCGCCCCGGCGTCCATGCAGCGGCCGGCTCCGTCCGCGATGGACAGCAGGCCGGCGCCCACGCTCGCCAGCTGCTCGGCGCGCTGCTCGGGCAGCCCGTTCGAGACGGCGATGGGCACCCCCTCGACCGACGCGAGGACGGCGTGGCTCGCGCCGGGGACCCGGTTGACCAGCGCAACGAGTACCGGCCCCAGGCTGCTGGCGGACAGTTCCAGCTCCGTCACGAGCGCGCCGAGGAGAACGAACCGGACGACACGGCCTGCTCCGGCTGCTCGTGGCCGGCGCTGCGCCGACCTCGCTGCCAGCCACGGAAGTAGCCGGCGGTCTGCGCCGCGAGCTGCGAGGCGTCCCGTGCGATGGGCGCCGGCGCCGCCTCGTCCAGCGGCGAGCCGGGCACCAGGTTCGCCTGCGGCACCCGGCGCGGCAGGCCGCTCTCGGTGTTCTGGCCGACCGCCGGGCGGCTCGCCGCCTCCGCGGCCCGCCAGCCCTCGTCGGACAGGTTCTCCCAGGCCATCTC from the Actinocatenispora thailandica genome contains:
- a CDS encoding roadblock/LC7 domain-containing protein, giving the protein MTELELSASSLGPVLVALVNRVPGASHAVLASVEGVPIAVSNGLPEQRAEQLASVGAGLLSIADGAGRCMDAGAPQQAIVEMAAGVLMATPVSTELSLTVLAVSDCDREQLGFEVAEFIDHVGPLLSS